The following are encoded together in the Daucus carota subsp. sativus chromosome 5, DH1 v3.0, whole genome shotgun sequence genome:
- the LOC108192664 gene encoding uncharacterized protein LOC108192664, with amino-acid sequence MTLRMAKQQEVIVLISAAKIGLYEGAPNLTNYPATRIHINPSHHCILELQKSLKEPTSEAAMSPPPEDVNYPTIESANLSTFLQTRVNCKVKVTKVKEGSSWFYAVCTKCPKKILRDQGVFKCTDCNRIIPYPDKRY; translated from the exons ATGACTTTGAGAATGGCAAAGCAACAGGAAGTCATTGTACTCATAAGTGCTGCAAAAATTGGACTCTATGAGG GAGCACCTAATCTGACAAACTATCCCGCAACACGTATACACATCAACCCTTCTCATCACTGTATACTAGAACTGCAAAAGAG CTTGAAGGAGCCTACATCTGAAGCTGCAATGTCACCACCACCAGAAGATGTAAATTACCCAACAATAGAGAGTGCTAATTTGTCAACTTTTTTACAGACCAGAGTTAACTGTAAAGTTAAGGTCACTAAAGTTAAGGAAGGGTCTTCATGGTTTTATGCTGTCTGTACAAAGTGTCCAAAGAAAATATTGAGGGACCAAGGAGTTTTCAAATGCACAGACTGTAATCGAATAATCCCATATCCTGACAAGAGGTATTAG
- the LOC108203290 gene encoding uncharacterized protein LOC108203290, protein MDRATWMYKLPRVAHEYVIGVNEFISCAVENLKKKGTEHGKEEMITCPCHDCYNLKKYPNVETVRDHLFRRGFMKDYTKWIWHGEGIQSRKTETISKNNESSGDGMDTNKEDDVENDRVHEMIEDVEDLLMHQPEVLEHLVDDSKKLLYPGCSDQFTRLSTTLKLCKLKVKNGWSDKSFTEMLKLLADILPLKNELPTSTYEAKKILCPMGMNVKKIHACPNHCVLFRNEHEHLHACPKCGASRFKREGSNSSSNDKKRTPIKVLRYLPIVERFKRLFANVNDAKLLRWHAEGRKSDGMLRHPADSPQWRSIDGKFPEFGGELRNLRLGLCADGMNPYRTLSSNHSTWPVLLTIYNLPPWLCMKRKYIMLALLIPGPKEAGNNIDVYLQPLIEDLMLLWDQGERIYDAYSQTNFTLRAMVFCTISDFPGYGNLSGYSVKGANACPICEDATIDIRLRNCKKNVYMGHRTFLPLNHPFRKRKSAFDGTIETRVARLPLTGKEVFQRVKDIDVVLGKLYKKPATSSVWKKRSIFWDLPYWEHLQVRHCLDFMHIEKNVCESIIGTLLNIPGKTKDGIKARLDLQEMGIRAELAPQQSGKRTYLPPACFTLSRKEKISLCECLSTVKVSSGYSSNPKNFVSMKDLKLIGMKSHDCHVLMQHLLPVAIRGILPKHVRLVITKLCFFFNAICSKVIDPMTLDKLQADIIVTLCEFEMYFFHSFFDIMVHLVVHLVREVKICGPLYMHQMYPFERFLCILKAYVRNRRLPEASIVEGYTIEETIGFCTDYLASNDRVGIPISRHEGRLQGQGTLGHKMISPSAEMLDRAHLFVLQHMTDVHPYLQEHLVEIRQEHPSKSGKWVTNEHNRSFVTWFRDRVMLQHSSSHSSVSNTVKWLAYGPDMPVRSYQAYDVNGYTFYTQCQDQKSTVQNSGVCVEASSTEFDRGNSMTSRDIKKSYYGVIEEIWELDYRDFKVALFKCKWFDIKRGVRVDDLGFTLVDFLRFGHEDDPFIFATQVNQVFYIRDPADGKWSIVLQSKRRIVGIDNVEDEEEYNQFDDNPPFSIGIQTTTSKEDNVDINYARDDHDEGVWING, encoded by the coding sequence atGGATCGTGCGACGTGGATGTATAAATTACCGCGGGTCGCACATGAGTATGTTATTGGGGTTAATGAATTCATTTCATGTGCGGTTGAGAACCTAAAGAAGAAAGGCACCGAACATGGTAAAGAAGAAATGATCACATGTCCCTGTCACGATTGCTATAATTTGAAAAAGTATCCGAATGTCGAGACAGTGCGTGACCATTTATTCCGGCGTGGTTTCATGAAAGATTATACTAAGTGGATCTGGCATGGTGAAGGAATACAATCGAGAAAAACAGAGACAATTAGCAAAAATAATGAAAGTTCTGGAGATGGTATGGATACAAATAAAGAAGATGATGTAGAAAATGACAGGGTCCATGAGATGATCGAAGATGTTGAAGATCTTCTAATGCACCAGCCGGAAGTTCTTGAACACTTGGTTGATGACTCCAAAAAACTTCTGTATCCCGGGTGCAGTGATCAATTTACGAGGTTGTCAACTACCCTTAAATTGTGTAAGCTTAAAGTGAAGAATGGGTGGAGTGACAAGAGTTTCACTGAAATGCTAAAACTTCTGGCAGACATTCTTCCTCTGAAAAATGAGCTTCCCACTTCCACCTATGAGGCGAAGAAGATACTGTGTCCGATGGGTATGAATGTGAAAAAGATACATGCATGTCCAAATCACTGTGTGTTGTTTCGCAACGAGCATGAACATCTACACGCCTGTCCAAAATGCGGAGCATCTAGGTTCAAGCGGGAGGGAAGTAATTCTTCTTCTAATGACAAGAAGAGGACTCCGATCAAGGTTTTGCGTTATCTGCCTATAGTGGAACGATTCAAACGACTCTTTGCAAATGTAAATGATGCGAAGCTTTTGAGATGGCATGCTGAAGGAAGAAAATCAGATGGGATGCTCCGACACCCAGCCGACTCACCACAATGGAGAAGCATTGATGGAAAGTTTCCAGAATTTGGTGGAGAACTTAGAAATCTTCGACTTGGCCTTTGTGCGGATGGCATGAATCCGTATCGCACTCTAAGCTCGAATCATAGTACTTGGCCGGTTCTTTTAACCATTTATAACTTGCCTCCTTGGTTATGCATGAAGCGCAAGTACATAATGTTGGCGTTGCTAATCCCCGGCCCTAAAGAGGCAGGGAATAACATAGATGTTTATCTTCAGCCACTTATTGAAGATCTAATGTTATTGTGGGATCAAGGTGAGAGGATATATGATGCATACAGCCAAACAAACTTCACCTTGCGTGCCATGGTTTTTTGCACCATAAGCGACTTTCCTGGCTATGGAAATCTTTCTGGGTACAGTGTCAAAGGAGCTAACGCTTGTCCGATTTGTGAAGATGCGACGATTGATATTCGCTTACGTaattgcaaaaaaaatgtatacatGGGTCATCGTACTTTTCTTCCTCTTAACCACCCTTTTCGTAAGAGAAAAAGTGCTTTTGATGGGACTATCGAAACTCGGGTGGCTCGTTTACCTTTAACCGGGAAGGAGGTTTTTCAACGAGTCAAAGATATTGATGTTGTGCTTGGGAAGTTATATAAAAAGCCAGCCACAAGTAGCGTCTGGAAGAAGAGATCTATTTTTTGGGATCTTCCATATTGGGAACACTTGCAAGTCCGGCACTGTCTTGATTTTATGCATATTGAAAAAAATGTTTGTGAAAGCATTATTGGAACTCTGTTGAATATACCTGGCAAGACAAAGGATGGCATTAAAGCTAGATTAGACTTGCAAGAGATGGGTATTCGAGCAGAGTTAGCACCGCAACAATCTGGTAAACGTACATATCTACCTCCTGCTTGTTTCACTTTGTCTAGAAAAGAGAAAATCAGCTTGTGTGAGTGTTTATCTACTGTGAAAGTTTCATCTGGATATTCCTCGAACCCTAAAAACTTTGTCTCAATGAAAGATTTGAAGCTGATAGGTATGAAGTCACATGATTGTCACGTGTTAATGCAACATCTACTTCCTGTTGCAATTCGAGGCATATTGCCCAAGCATGTGAGACTGGTGATCACGAAACTATGTTTCTTCTTTAATGCTATATGCAGTAAGGTCATTGATCCTATGACATTAGATAAACTGCAAGCTGACATTATTGTCACACTTTGTGAATTTGAAATGTACTTCTTTCACTCATTCTTTGACATAATGGTGCATTTAGTTGTTCATCTTGTGAGAGAGGTTAAGATCTGTGGTCCCTTATATATGCACCAAATGTATCCTTTCGAGAGATTCTTGTGTATCTTAAAAGCATATGTTAGAAATCGACGTTTGCCCGAAGCCAGTATAGTTGAAGGTTATACGATTGAAGAGACTATTGGCTTTTGCACGGACTATCTAGCATCTAATGATCGAGTTGGAATTCCAATATCTCGTCATGAAGGAAGACTTCAAGGTCAGGGTACGTTGGGACATAAAATGATATCTCCTAGTGCTGAAATGCTTGATAGAGCCCATTTATTCGTATTGCAACACATGACTGATGTCCATCCCTACTTACAGGAGCACTTAGTCGAGATTCGACAAGAACATCCTTCTAAGAGTGGAAAATGGGTTACAAATGAACACAATCGATCATTTGTTACCTGGTTTAGAGATCGAGTGATGTTGCAACATTCATCAAGTCATTCTTCCGTTTCTAATACAGTTAAATGGCTAGCATATGGTCCTGACATGCCAGTGAGATCTTACCAGGCATATGATGTTAATGGGTATACTTTCTATACACAATGTCAAGATCAGAAAAGCACAGTGCAGAATAGTGGAGTCTGTGTGGAAGCTTCTTCCACGGAATTTGATAGAGGCAATTCCATGACCTCACGAGATATAAAGAAGTCGTACTATGGGGTGATTGAAGAAATTTGGGAACTTGACTACAGAGATTTCAAGGTTGCTCTCTTTAAATGTAAATGGTTCGATATAAAGCGTGGTGTCCGGGTGGATGACTTGGGTTTCACTTTAGTAGACTTTCTTCGTTTTGGCCATGAGGATGACCCGTTCATTTTCGCTACACAGGTTAACCAAGTTTTTTATATTCGAGACCCCGCTGATGGTAAGTGGTCCATTGTTCTTCAAAGTAAACGACGCATTGTTGGAATTGACAATGTTGAAGACGAGGAGGAGTATAATCAATTTGACGATAATCCCCCTTTCTCCATTGGTATACAAACGACCACATCTAAGGAAGACAATGTAGATATAAATTATGCGCGTGATGACCATGATGAAGGGGTATGGATTAATGGTTAA